One genomic window of Kosmotoga olearia TBF 19.5.1 includes the following:
- a CDS encoding patatin-like phospholipase family protein — MMKLKILIIFGVGMIMFSTGFSEKIALVFSGGGGRGAYEVGVWKAVMDLGEEIGGVYGTSVGAINGAGVAMGEFELARKLWLTATYEDIMKISPNIRPLFEGDIKNLKLSSIAEAVKMLFEESGIDVSPLRKKLSEIISEEEIRSSPIDYGLVAYSVSSLSPVMLYIDDIPEGMLIDYILASANFPVFKRENIGGAKFIDGGVYANIPVEMAIKKGFKKIVVVDIGTYGIVDILNLIKGFTKSDEEIIYIKPREYYGGILTFDPEVSKKYMAEGYLDTLKAYGILHGNVYYIYPGEDLIGKFFMSLDDQQRAQAMAILEIKPLEDAPVAYHYYRQVLPYLESAFKTFNAPPRKTCEAVLENIASYLEINKLRPYSIEELFKTIVNSDEPQTTRSTLLKLTVGKKYDMLIEFLKFIWNNSKHDVEISEDYKRIRSSFESLITIP, encoded by the coding sequence ATGATGAAATTAAAAATACTTATTATTTTTGGGGTGGGTATGATAATGTTTTCAACAGGCTTTTCTGAAAAAATTGCTCTTGTGTTTTCTGGTGGAGGCGGTAGAGGAGCCTATGAAGTAGGTGTCTGGAAAGCAGTGATGGATTTAGGAGAAGAGATAGGCGGCGTTTATGGTACCTCAGTTGGTGCGATTAACGGTGCCGGGGTTGCTATGGGCGAGTTTGAACTGGCTAGGAAGCTCTGGTTGACAGCAACTTATGAGGATATAATGAAAATTTCACCAAATATTAGACCGCTCTTTGAAGGCGATATCAAGAATCTCAAATTGAGCAGCATTGCCGAAGCTGTAAAAATGTTGTTTGAAGAGTCTGGTATAGATGTATCTCCATTGAGAAAAAAATTAAGTGAGATTATATCTGAAGAGGAGATACGTTCATCCCCGATCGATTATGGACTCGTTGCCTACTCGGTTTCTAGCTTGTCTCCTGTTATGCTCTACATAGACGATATACCGGAAGGAATGCTTATAGATTATATACTGGCAAGTGCCAATTTCCCGGTATTCAAACGGGAAAACATAGGTGGAGCAAAATTTATTGATGGAGGCGTTTATGCAAACATTCCGGTAGAAATGGCCATTAAAAAGGGTTTTAAAAAGATTGTAGTTGTCGATATAGGTACGTATGGGATTGTTGATATTTTAAATCTGATCAAAGGCTTCACAAAATCGGATGAAGAGATTATTTACATAAAGCCCCGGGAGTATTATGGTGGAATACTAACTTTCGATCCGGAAGTCTCAAAAAAATATATGGCAGAAGGTTATCTCGATACATTGAAAGCTTATGGGATTCTACACGGTAATGTTTACTACATTTACCCGGGTGAAGATCTTATAGGAAAGTTCTTTATGAGTCTCGACGATCAGCAACGCGCTCAGGCAATGGCCATCCTTGAAATCAAACCATTAGAAGATGCACCGGTTGCGTATCATTATTATCGACAGGTATTACCTTACCTGGAATCAGCTTTTAAAACTTTCAACGCGCCTCCTAGGAAAACGTGCGAAGCTGTTTTAGAAAATATTGCCTCTTACCTTGAGATTAACAAATTAAGGCCATATTCTATTGAAGAATTATTTAAAACGATTGTTAATAGTGACGAGCCTCAAACTACCCGTTCGACGCTTTTAAAATTAACCGTGGGCAAGAAGTACGATATGTTGATTGAATTTCTTAAATTTATCTGGAACAACAGCAAACATGACGTAGAAATTTCAGAAGATTATAAAAGGATACGCTCTTCTTTTGAATCATTAATAACAATTCCTTAA
- the glyS gene encoding glycine--tRNA ligase subunit beta: MSSHKALLEIGIEEIPASEVKSIVSQINGRLPNLLEQQRINYSNIKTFIASRRFGVLIKGLPEKQEDYYQEKRGPAEKVAFKDGKPTKALEGFLRSNNATVDDVEVREFKGTSYIFLKKKVEGKKTSLVLSEVFKELIHGLQFKKPMRWGNGEHKFVRPVRWLVALFDDEVLNLELFDKKASDTSYGHRFFFDKIKVTSENYFETLKEALVIADFDERAQMVINELERIEKEKNVTIPRDAELIDEVTCITELPTAVLGKFLPKYLYLPDEVIIVTIRHHQRTFPVYEGNKLTNSFVAFQDGPADPKGNVRRGYEEVINARLEDAHFYFERDIQKPLEAYVEYLKGILFQRGLGTLYEKTQRVRSLSKYIAKQLNAKPVEEEAIDRTALLAKADLTTRVVQEFPELQGIMGRIYALESGESSEVAWGIQEHYEPLNEVPETLTGAVVGVADRIDTLVGNFLLGNIPSGSKDPYGLRRKLSQIFETMYAFGWNMNLIKLFEKAADNLGEGYEKISTTLEPFIKSRYEAFLLEKGYSINIARAVSMWWKNPYLGELVAKAISEIIGRDDFDKLLVAYQRVHNISKKHDSNKFDGSLFLKEAEVNLFNAYVEALDKIKKALEKRDFSVALKTLIALKEPIDEYFDEVFVMDSQVDIRLNRLGFLKALDELFFEIADLSYLINEEHK, translated from the coding sequence ATGAGTTCACATAAGGCACTGCTTGAAATCGGGATAGAGGAAATACCTGCCAGTGAAGTGAAAAGTATCGTTTCTCAGATAAACGGACGTTTGCCTAATTTATTAGAACAACAACGTATTAACTATTCAAACATCAAGACTTTCATAGCAAGCAGACGCTTCGGCGTTTTGATCAAAGGATTGCCTGAGAAGCAGGAAGATTATTATCAGGAGAAACGCGGACCAGCTGAAAAGGTTGCTTTCAAAGATGGTAAGCCTACGAAAGCCCTTGAAGGTTTTTTGAGATCTAACAATGCTACTGTCGACGATGTCGAAGTAAGGGAATTCAAAGGCACATCCTACATTTTCTTGAAGAAAAAGGTTGAGGGTAAGAAAACCTCTCTGGTTCTTTCTGAGGTGTTTAAGGAACTTATCCATGGACTACAATTCAAAAAACCGATGAGATGGGGAAATGGCGAACATAAATTCGTGAGGCCTGTAAGATGGCTTGTAGCGTTGTTCGACGACGAGGTTCTGAACCTTGAGCTTTTCGATAAAAAAGCCTCAGACACGTCTTATGGGCACCGTTTCTTCTTTGACAAAATAAAGGTTACCTCTGAAAATTATTTTGAGACCCTCAAAGAAGCGTTGGTTATAGCGGATTTCGATGAAAGAGCACAAATGGTTATAAATGAGCTTGAGAGAATTGAGAAAGAGAAAAACGTCACAATTCCCAGGGACGCTGAACTAATAGATGAAGTTACCTGCATTACAGAATTACCTACAGCTGTTTTAGGAAAATTTTTGCCCAAATATCTGTATCTACCAGACGAGGTCATCATAGTTACCATAAGGCACCATCAAAGAACTTTTCCTGTTTATGAAGGAAATAAATTAACGAATAGTTTCGTTGCCTTCCAGGACGGTCCTGCTGATCCCAAAGGAAATGTGAGAAGAGGATACGAAGAGGTTATAAATGCCCGGCTAGAAGACGCGCATTTCTACTTTGAAAGAGATATTCAGAAACCATTGGAAGCATATGTTGAATACCTAAAAGGGATTCTGTTCCAGAGAGGTCTTGGAACTCTCTACGAAAAAACACAACGTGTTCGCTCGCTTTCGAAATATATCGCAAAGCAGTTGAATGCAAAACCGGTAGAAGAAGAGGCTATAGACAGAACAGCTTTACTGGCAAAAGCGGACCTAACAACAAGGGTTGTTCAGGAATTTCCGGAACTTCAGGGAATCATGGGGAGGATCTATGCCCTTGAATCCGGTGAGAGCAGCGAGGTTGCATGGGGCATTCAGGAACATTACGAACCTCTAAATGAAGTTCCTGAAACCCTTACAGGTGCCGTTGTTGGTGTAGCCGATAGAATAGATACGCTGGTTGGAAATTTCCTGCTAGGAAATATTCCATCCGGTTCTAAAGATCCTTATGGATTGAGACGGAAATTATCGCAAATCTTCGAGACGATGTACGCTTTTGGATGGAATATGAATCTTATCAAGCTCTTTGAGAAGGCAGCTGATAATCTGGGAGAAGGTTACGAGAAAATCTCCACAACTCTTGAACCTTTTATAAAGTCCCGTTATGAAGCCTTCTTACTCGAAAAAGGCTATTCGATAAACATAGCCCGTGCTGTTTCAATGTGGTGGAAGAACCCATATCTTGGTGAACTTGTAGCAAAAGCGATTTCTGAGATTATCGGACGTGATGATTTCGACAAATTGCTTGTAGCATACCAGAGAGTTCACAACATCAGCAAGAAGCATGATTCCAATAAGTTTGACGGATCACTTTTCCTGAAAGAAGCAGAAGTAAATCTTTTCAATGCTTATGTCGAGGCTCTGGACAAAATAAAGAAAGCACTGGAAAAACGCGATTTCTCGGTAGCATTGAAAACCCTTATTGCCTTGAAAGAACCCATAGACGAATATTTTGATGAAGTCTTCGTTATGGACAGCCAGGTGGATATACGTCTGAATCGTCTTGGATTCTTGAAAGCTCTTGATGAGCTTTTCTTTGAGATTGCTGACCTCTCATATCTGATAAATGAGGAACACAAATGA
- the rbfA gene encoding 30S ribosome-binding factor RbfA, producing MSAGYRKAMLESEIQKVLTEALRNFKGESEIDPTLVSIVRIELSKDKRYANIFVSYLGNDEEKKKAVEFMEENKGYFRTAVAKNIRLFKAPELRFHEDIGIEASLRISKILEEIKKQEQEKEENE from the coding sequence ATGTCCGCAGGTTACAGAAAAGCGATGCTGGAATCGGAGATTCAAAAGGTTCTAACTGAAGCGCTTCGGAATTTCAAAGGAGAAAGTGAAATAGATCCTACTTTGGTTTCTATCGTGAGAATCGAGCTTTCAAAAGACAAGCGTTACGCAAACATTTTTGTTAGCTACCTTGGGAATGATGAAGAAAAGAAAAAAGCGGTGGAATTTATGGAGGAAAACAAGGGATACTTCAGGACAGCCGTAGCGAAAAACATAAGGCTTTTTAAAGCTCCTGAGTTGAGATTTCATGAAGACATTGGCATAGAAGCGAGTTTACGAATATCAAAAATACTTGAAGAAATCAAAAAACAAGAACAGGAAAAGGAAGAGAATGAATGA
- the era gene encoding GTPase Era, translating to MSEKSDYRSGIVSLVGKPNVGKSSLVNQLVGEKVAIVSDKVQTTRNRIGGIVTTERGQVIFYDTPGIHKPLHKLGGYLVKITVSALNGSDLIAAILDISDGIKKSDFLVAKHVNSSNIPVFLVINKIDVVKTRKKITEFLEEGTKLFKNVEKTFPVSAITGEGIKEFLEAVIERMPPGPPLYPEDVITDRSARFMASEIIREKILLLTKEEVPHSVGVSIEEFTYRENGTLYIRGEIVVERPTQKAIIIGKGGTMIKKIGTLARQDMEYLFDTKVFLDLFVKVRRKWREKDNFIMDFTNLNEDLN from the coding sequence ATGAGCGAAAAAAGCGATTATAGATCAGGTATAGTTTCATTGGTTGGTAAGCCAAATGTGGGAAAATCCTCGCTGGTCAATCAACTGGTCGGCGAAAAGGTAGCTATTGTTTCAGATAAGGTTCAAACCACTCGCAACCGTATCGGTGGTATCGTAACCACCGAACGGGGACAGGTGATTTTTTATGATACCCCGGGGATCCACAAGCCGTTGCACAAGCTGGGAGGGTACCTTGTAAAGATCACGGTCAGTGCTCTCAACGGTTCTGATCTGATAGCGGCCATACTTGATATAAGTGACGGCATAAAAAAATCTGATTTTCTCGTAGCGAAACATGTGAACAGCTCCAATATTCCTGTGTTTTTAGTTATTAACAAGATTGATGTGGTGAAAACGAGAAAGAAAATAACGGAGTTCCTTGAAGAAGGAACCAAGCTTTTTAAAAATGTGGAGAAAACTTTCCCTGTCTCTGCAATTACCGGGGAAGGCATTAAAGAGTTTCTTGAAGCTGTCATAGAAAGAATGCCACCAGGTCCCCCTCTCTACCCTGAAGATGTTATAACAGACAGATCGGCACGTTTTATGGCTTCGGAGATTATCAGGGAGAAGATCCTCCTGCTTACAAAGGAAGAGGTGCCGCATTCTGTTGGTGTTTCTATCGAAGAATTTACTTACAGAGAAAACGGTACGTTGTATATCAGGGGAGAGATAGTTGTAGAGCGTCCTACCCAGAAAGCGATAATTATAGGTAAGGGTGGCACTATGATAAAGAAAATTGGCACTCTTGCAAGGCAGGATATGGAATATCTTTTCGATACGAAGGTGTTTCTCGACCTTTTCGTAAAAGTCAGGAGAAAATGGAGAGAAAAAGACAATTTCATCATGGATTTTACTAACTTAAATGAAGATCTGAACTAA
- the truB gene encoding tRNA pseudouridine(55) synthase TruB: MNLNGFLFIDKPSGITSHDVVDEIRKKFGIKKVGHSGTLDPFASGLLIVGVGKATRLLEYIKGMDKTYEVEMKLGVMTDTFDFTGNLVEERESSHITEEMIRDAIESFTGEYMQVPPAYSAKKYKGERLYRLARKGKIINLPPKKVTIHDIYVKSFDPVEMAVSFVVKVSAGTYVRSLVMDIGYKLGCGATTTFLRRLAIGKFSVSDAVKLDEVDIKDIKPMNEIVSFLPAIVVSREQAEKVLNGGQVYSNGVVEIKGVFPKEAVIRIIDEDQNLLAIARSERTSKFIKTLTKKVSKERVATLEKVFRG, from the coding sequence ATGAATTTGAACGGATTTCTTTTCATCGATAAACCTTCCGGGATTACTTCGCATGATGTTGTCGATGAAATCCGCAAGAAGTTTGGAATAAAAAAGGTTGGGCATTCCGGGACCCTTGATCCCTTTGCCAGTGGTCTCCTCATTGTTGGTGTTGGCAAAGCTACCAGGCTTTTGGAATATATAAAAGGCATGGATAAGACATATGAGGTTGAAATGAAACTCGGTGTTATGACCGATACCTTTGATTTTACTGGTAATCTTGTCGAAGAAAGGGAAAGTTCCCATATCACCGAGGAAATGATCAGAGATGCTATTGAAAGCTTCACCGGGGAATACATGCAGGTGCCACCGGCATATTCAGCGAAAAAATATAAAGGTGAGCGACTTTACAGGCTCGCGAGAAAGGGGAAAATCATAAACTTACCACCAAAGAAGGTCACGATACACGACATCTATGTAAAATCCTTCGACCCCGTCGAAATGGCCGTATCATTCGTTGTAAAGGTCTCAGCTGGAACCTACGTTCGTTCCCTTGTTATGGACATAGGTTATAAGCTCGGATGTGGAGCAACAACGACCTTTTTGCGAAGGCTGGCTATAGGAAAGTTTTCAGTTTCCGATGCTGTTAAACTCGATGAGGTTGATATTAAAGACATAAAGCCTATGAACGAAATTGTCAGTTTTCTTCCAGCGATTGTCGTTTCAAGAGAACAGGCCGAGAAAGTGTTAAACGGTGGTCAGGTATATTCCAATGGAGTTGTTGAAATAAAAGGTGTATTTCCTAAAGAAGCCGTGATAAGGATTATAGATGAAGATCAGAATCTACTCGCTATCGCCAGATCCGAAAGGACAAGCAAATTCATTAAGACTCTCACAAAAAAAGTATCAAAAGAAAGAGTCGCAACATTGGAGAAGGTATTCCGTGGGTAA
- a CDS encoding ABC transporter ATP-binding protein — MARDMYTEVDERSKVRDWHVILRLWKYAKPYWYLLLIGVVMIIISTGFDLVLPYLQKVAIDNFMNVKHHYKIVEYNNGQPKFVEDPDGKFILKQLEDGTVIITDGEIKYHISSEELRELRARDLVGISKLALYMLLILLGMFFTSYLQVYVTSYMGQKVTHDIRKALFRHVMRLPMRFFDTNPSGRIATRIANDTKNIAEFFSSVITSIIKDVVLLVGIIIVMLKLSLYLGLISLAVLPLIAFAILIFRYFDRIAYRKVRTRLAAINAFLAEHISGMAVIQLFNQEKRKAKEFDEVNKKHYKSLREQLLIFSIFRPLMDVVYYLALTVLIWFGAKGIIQHTLEFGVLYAFVSYIDMFFRPLKDIAEKYDIVQNALASSEKIFKLMDTPEETYNDEREPVRKISGEIEFDNVSFAYDGENYVLKNISFRVSPKEKIAIVGETGAGKTSIISLLNGLYRIQNGDIRIDGTSIYDLNLQSLRRRIGVVLQDVFLFSGTILDNIRLFNEEIPRQKVIEAAKYVYAERFIERLSKGYDTEILERGGTLSAGERQLIALARAVLYNAEILVLDEATANIDAETEMLIQQAMEKISNEKTVLTIAHRISTIRNSDRILVIHKGKLVEVGSHDELIKLGGIYADLYRLQYELDDAG; from the coding sequence ATGGCTCGCGATATGTACACAGAAGTTGATGAAAGGAGTAAAGTCCGGGACTGGCATGTAATCCTGAGGTTGTGGAAATACGCAAAACCCTATTGGTATCTCCTTTTGATAGGGGTTGTAATGATAATAATCTCCACAGGCTTCGACCTGGTTCTACCATATTTACAGAAAGTGGCTATAGATAACTTCATGAATGTTAAACACCATTATAAAATTGTTGAATATAATAACGGCCAACCAAAATTCGTTGAAGATCCAGATGGGAAATTTATTCTGAAACAGCTCGAAGATGGAACCGTTATAATAACAGACGGTGAGATAAAATACCACATTTCTTCTGAAGAATTGCGGGAACTTCGCGCCAGAGACCTTGTAGGTATCTCCAAATTAGCTCTTTACATGCTTTTGATCCTGCTAGGAATGTTTTTTACGAGTTATCTTCAAGTCTATGTTACGAGCTACATGGGACAAAAAGTTACCCATGATATCAGGAAAGCATTGTTCAGACACGTGATGAGACTGCCCATGAGGTTTTTTGATACCAATCCTTCCGGGAGGATTGCAACTCGTATAGCAAATGACACAAAAAACATTGCTGAGTTCTTCAGTAGTGTTATCACGTCAATAATTAAAGATGTTGTTTTGCTTGTTGGAATTATTATCGTGATGCTGAAATTGTCCCTATACCTCGGGCTAATTTCTCTTGCCGTTCTGCCACTAATTGCTTTTGCCATACTCATTTTCCGTTACTTCGACCGTATTGCATATCGTAAAGTCAGAACAAGATTAGCTGCTATCAACGCTTTTCTTGCAGAACATATATCCGGGATGGCTGTGATTCAGCTTTTCAATCAGGAGAAAAGAAAAGCAAAAGAATTTGATGAAGTAAATAAAAAACATTACAAAAGTCTCAGGGAACAGTTGCTTATTTTTTCGATATTCAGACCGCTGATGGATGTTGTGTATTATCTTGCACTGACAGTTCTTATATGGTTCGGTGCTAAGGGGATCATACAACACACCCTTGAGTTTGGTGTACTGTACGCCTTCGTAAGCTATATCGACATGTTCTTTAGACCACTAAAAGATATTGCTGAAAAATACGATATAGTTCAAAATGCGCTGGCATCTTCCGAAAAGATATTCAAGCTTATGGATACTCCCGAAGAAACGTACAACGACGAACGAGAACCTGTAAGAAAGATCTCAGGCGAGATAGAATTTGACAATGTCTCTTTCGCTTATGATGGGGAAAATTACGTGCTTAAAAATATATCCTTCCGCGTTTCTCCAAAGGAGAAGATAGCCATAGTTGGAGAAACCGGAGCAGGTAAGACCTCAATTATAAGCCTGCTGAACGGTTTATACCGTATCCAGAACGGGGATATAAGAATAGATGGTACATCTATCTATGATCTAAACCTTCAATCACTGAGGCGTCGAATTGGTGTCGTTCTACAGGATGTCTTCCTGTTTTCCGGAACGATTCTCGATAACATACGTCTTTTCAATGAAGAGATTCCCAGACAGAAGGTTATTGAAGCAGCAAAATACGTTTATGCAGAGCGTTTTATAGAACGTCTGTCAAAAGGATACGATACGGAGATTCTCGAACGCGGTGGAACGCTCTCAGCGGGAGAACGGCAATTGATTGCTCTAGCCAGGGCCGTACTCTATAACGCTGAAATTCTCGTACTTGATGAAGCGACGGCCAACATCGACGCTGAAACTGAAATGCTTATCCAGCAGGCAATGGAAAAAATTTCCAATGAGAAAACTGTGCTTACCATCGCTCACAGAATATCCACGATAAGGAACTCCGATAGAATACTCGTAATTCATAAAGGAAAACTGGTTGAAGTAGGGAGTCACGACGAACTCATAAAGCTTGGTGGCATTTATGCAGATCTCTACAGGCTGCAGTATGAGCTGGATGATGCTGGTTGA
- a CDS encoding glycine--tRNA ligase subunit alpha has product MYLQEIIAKLNDYWSSQGCLIDQPYDVEMGAGTFHPSTFLRSLGKKPWRVAFVQPSRRPTDGRYGENPMRTQRYFQYQVIIKPSPENSQELYIGSLEALGIDPKEHDIRFVEDNWESPTLGAWGVGWEVWLDGMEVTQFTYFQQVGSIDVDLISLEITYGLERIAMYLQGKDNFFDIDWNEHFKYGDVFLENERQFSAYNFDVADTEMLFELYRMYTKEFERCMEANLILPAYDYMIKCSHTFNLLDARNAISVAQRQSYIKSIRDMARAVARAYIQQERDSE; this is encoded by the coding sequence ATGTACCTGCAAGAGATAATAGCAAAACTTAATGACTATTGGAGTTCTCAAGGGTGTCTTATTGACCAGCCATACGATGTTGAAATGGGTGCTGGTACCTTTCATCCATCAACCTTTTTACGTTCTCTCGGTAAAAAGCCCTGGAGAGTAGCTTTTGTGCAACCAAGTCGGAGGCCCACTGATGGAAGATACGGAGAAAATCCAATGAGAACTCAACGATACTTCCAATATCAGGTAATTATCAAACCCAGCCCTGAAAACTCACAGGAGCTCTATATAGGTTCACTGGAAGCCCTTGGTATAGATCCCAAAGAGCATGATATTCGATTCGTTGAAGACAACTGGGAATCGCCGACTTTGGGTGCCTGGGGTGTTGGCTGGGAAGTATGGCTCGATGGTATGGAGGTTACTCAGTTCACATATTTTCAGCAGGTTGGCAGTATAGATGTCGACCTTATATCTCTGGAGATAACCTACGGTCTTGAGAGAATCGCCATGTATCTCCAGGGTAAGGATAATTTCTTTGATATAGACTGGAATGAACACTTCAAATACGGTGATGTGTTCCTTGAAAACGAACGGCAGTTTTCAGCGTATAATTTCGATGTTGCTGATACCGAAATGCTTTTTGAGCTTTATAGAATGTATACAAAGGAATTTGAAAGGTGCATGGAAGCCAATTTGATTCTTCCAGCCTATGACTACATGATTAAATGTTCTCACACCTTTAACCTTCTGGATGCCCGAAACGCGATCAGCGTTGCGCAAAGACAAAGTTACATCAAATCCATTCGTGATATGGCAAGAGCTGTTGCCAGAGCTTATATTCAGCAGGAGCGTGATAGCGAATGA
- a CDS encoding ABC transporter ATP-binding protein: MLKEFFKRYWWTYLLGSFFLIIVDLLQLIVPRVIGNIVDALKVGLNDISALKLSIISIFMIALGVFMARFFWRILIMGSARRFEYYSKKILFEKLLSLSPSFYDKTRVGDLMARFTNDVRAVRMAMGPAIVMIVDAIFLTSVTIIAMGTMVDWSLTWIAIIPLPFLAMVTSFFGKMIHNRFKSVQESFSDLTDTVEESVSGVRVIKSYGIEDLRYETLKKKSQDYVNKNMRLVRVWGMFFPLIQLLASIGYIIATFYGGRKVILGEITLGEFITFTAYLGMLIWPMMAIGWVINLIQRGRASYKRLLDILNRESEVISKDPVAAKKLQGHVIIRDLTYRYPGSERVVLDNISMEIKPGTKVAIVGTTGSGKSTIAKLIARLYQVPDGKIFIDGIDINKLPPETVRENISYVPQETFLFTDTIKGNIAFGIEDDEEERIVKYASVAAIHEDIVQFPKGYDTLVGERGVTLSGGQKQRVAIARALIKETPIVILDDCLSAVDTETEARILSSLVNSTEKKTIIIISHRLKAVRDANVIYVLHDGKIVGHGTHEELIESNELYRRMYERQLLEEKLEEE; encoded by the coding sequence TTGCTCAAAGAGTTCTTCAAGCGTTATTGGTGGACTTACCTTCTGGGTAGCTTCTTTCTAATCATCGTCGATCTTCTACAACTTATTGTACCCCGGGTTATCGGTAATATAGTCGATGCTCTCAAGGTTGGATTGAACGACATATCGGCTTTAAAACTCTCGATTATAAGTATCTTTATGATAGCGCTGGGAGTATTTATGGCCAGGTTCTTCTGGCGTATACTGATAATGGGTTCTGCACGAAGATTCGAATATTATTCGAAGAAAATACTCTTTGAAAAGCTCCTCAGTCTTTCACCGAGTTTTTACGACAAAACCCGTGTTGGAGATCTTATGGCAAGGTTTACCAACGATGTAAGAGCAGTCAGAATGGCAATGGGGCCAGCCATCGTTATGATCGTAGATGCTATTTTCCTGACTTCTGTTACAATTATCGCCATGGGAACCATGGTTGATTGGAGCTTAACGTGGATAGCAATCATCCCTTTACCTTTTTTGGCAATGGTTACAAGCTTCTTTGGAAAAATGATACACAACCGCTTCAAGAGTGTTCAAGAATCCTTCTCCGATCTTACTGACACCGTTGAAGAATCTGTGTCAGGCGTTCGTGTCATCAAAAGCTATGGTATCGAGGATTTGAGATACGAAACACTCAAAAAAAAATCTCAGGATTATGTCAACAAAAATATGCGGCTTGTGCGCGTATGGGGAATGTTTTTTCCATTAATACAGCTACTGGCTTCGATAGGCTATATAATAGCTACCTTTTATGGTGGTAGAAAGGTGATTCTCGGTGAGATAACGCTGGGAGAATTTATCACATTTACTGCTTATCTCGGTATGCTTATATGGCCTATGATGGCGATTGGTTGGGTTATAAACCTCATTCAAAGGGGAAGGGCTTCCTACAAACGGCTTCTTGATATCCTGAACAGGGAATCGGAAGTAATTTCTAAAGACCCCGTAGCTGCAAAAAAACTGCAAGGCCATGTGATTATAAGAGATTTGACGTATAGATATCCTGGATCAGAACGGGTGGTGCTCGATAATATTTCAATGGAAATAAAACCAGGCACCAAAGTGGCGATCGTTGGAACCACAGGTTCAGGAAAATCTACCATAGCGAAACTCATAGCCAGACTTTACCAGGTTCCCGATGGAAAGATATTTATAGACGGAATAGACATTAACAAACTTCCACCGGAAACGGTAAGGGAAAATATCTCGTACGTTCCTCAGGAAACATTCCTTTTTACCGATACGATCAAAGGAAACATAGCCTTTGGTATTGAAGATGATGAAGAAGAAAGGATTGTAAAGTACGCAAGCGTTGCAGCAATACATGAGGATATCGTTCAGTTCCCGAAGGGATACGACACATTGGTTGGAGAGAGAGGAGTAACACTTTCCGGAGGACAGAAACAACGAGTGGCAATAGCACGAGCTTTGATAAAAGAAACTCCCATAGTTATACTGGATGATTGTTTGTCGGCTGTGGATACGGAAACGGAAGCTCGAATTCTTTCCAGTCTCGTGAATTCGACAGAGAAGAAAACTATTATTATCATTTCTCATCGATTGAAAGCCGTTAGAGACGCGAATGTTATCTATGTACTACACGACGGAAAAATCGTTGGTCATGGAACACATGAGGAATTAATCGAATCTAACGAACTTTATAGAAGAATGTACGAGCGGCAATTGTTAGAAGAAAAATTGGAGGAGGAGTAA